The Deltaproteobacteria bacterium genomic interval GGCCGGACTGATGCGAGCCGGGAAAAAGCTAAAAATACTCGCAGACGGGGAACTGACAAAAAGCTTGACGGTGAAGGCGCAGGCCTTCAGTGGGAAAGCGCGTGAGAAAATTACTGCTCTCGGGGGAGTAGCCGAGGTCGTTTGACGATGCTCGAAGGCATACAAAACGCAGCGAAAATTGCAGACCTCCGGCGCCGTTTCCTCTTCACTTTCCTGATGTTAGGCGTCTACCGGATCGGTGTCGCTATTCCTACTCCCGGTATCGACGGGAAGGCGTTGGCCGATTTTTTCCAACAGGCGAGCAGTACAGTCTTCGGCCTCGTGAACCTTTTTTCTGGAGGAGCCTTAGAGCGATTTTCCATCTTCGCTCTGGGGATTATGCCGTACATCAGCTCCTCGATTATCCTGCAGCTCCTGACTGTCGTAGTTCCGGCATTGGAACGCCTCTCGAAAGAAGGCGAGGCCGGAAGACGGCGCATCACCCAATACACCCGTTATGGCACCATCGGCCTCTCGCTTCTCCAAGGCTTCTTCATCAGCGTTGGGCTGGAGCAAGTCCAGGCCCCTGGCGGCAGCTCCGTGGTTTTCCAGCCGGGGTGGGGATTTCGCTTGATGACGGTGATCACCCTCACTTCCGGGACTGCGTTCATCATGTGGTTAGGTGAGCAGATCACGGAGCGAGGCATAGGAAACGGCATCTCCCTGATCATCTTCGCGGGGATTGCCGCCAGTATCCCTTCTGCTGTGACGACAACGACGGAGTTCGTGCGCGAAGGAGAACTGAGCATTTTCGTCGTTCTTTTGATTCTCATCGTCATGGTGGCGACGGTAGCGGCGGTCATTTTTATGGAGCGAGGGCACCGTCGTATTCCGGTGCAATACGCGAAGCGGGTCGTTGGACGACGAGTCTATGGAGGGCAAAG includes:
- the secY gene encoding preprotein translocase subunit SecY — its product is MLEGIQNAAKIADLRRRFLFTFLMLGVYRIGVAIPTPGIDGKALADFFQQASSTVFGLVNLFSGGALERFSIFALGIMPYISSSIILQLLTVVVPALERLSKEGEAGRRRITQYTRYGTIGLSLLQGFFISVGLEQVQAPGGSSVVFQPGWGFRLMTVITLTSGTAFIMWLGEQITERGIGNGISLIIFAGIAASIPSAVTTTTEFVREGELSIFVVLLILIVMVATVAAVIFMERGHRRIPVQYAKRVVGRRVYGGQSSHLPLKLNTAGVIPPIFASSVLIFPATIASFAEHPWAATVSSLLAPGSLIYNVSYVVLIVFFCYFYTAVVFNPIDVADNMKKNGGFIPGIRPGQRTAEYIDRVLSRITLSGAVYIALVCLLPTLLIGSFNVPFYFGGTALLIIVGVALDTVSQIETQILMRNYEGFMKRGRIRGRRG